TACCGCCGACCTCGACATCGTCCCCGACCCGTCCAGCGAGAACGCGGACCGGCTGGCGCGCACGCTCGCGGGACTGGAGGCGTCGCTGCCGATGGACGGCGGCAGACCGTTCGTTGCCGCCGGGGACGTCAGCTCGCTCACTCGCCGCCGGAACATGACCCTCGACACCCGGGCCGGAGCGCTGGACGTCGTACAGCGGGCGGCGGGCGTGCCGAGCTTCGAGCAGCTGGACTCGGACGCCGTCGACAGCGATCTCCTGGGCGTGCCCGTGCGGGTGTGCTCACTCGAGCATCTGCGCCAGATGAAGCAGGCGCGCGCGAGCGCCCAGGACCGCGCAGACCTCGAGAACCTTCCTCCGGAGTAGCGGCTCAGCCGGCGGCCGTGCTGGTGGCCGCGGCGGCGCCCGCCCCGGAGGCCGCGGCGGCGAAGTCGCCGATCGTCGCGGCGATCAGGCCGGGGTCGTCCCACATCGGCGTGTGGCCGATGCCGGGGTGCACGCGGAACTCCACGCCCGGGATCTCGTCCCTGAAGCGCTGGGCATGCTTGGCGAGCGGGAGGATGCGGTCGCGGTCGCCCCAGGTCACCAGCACGGGGCAGTCGATCTCGTCGAGGTCGCGCAGCACGGCGTCGCCCGACCGGATCACGTCGAAGACCGCCTCGACCACCGCGCAGCGGGTGGACGAGCGCACGAGCTGGACGGCCTCGGCCACCGGGACCTGCTCCCCGCGCGCCATCACGTCGCGCAGCGCCAGGCGCCGTATCCCGGGCCGGCGCATGATCCGCGACAGCCGCGGCAGCGTGGCCCGGGCCAGGCGCTGGTTGCGGGAGAACCAGCGCACGATCCGCTCCGCCTCGGCCGTATCGTCCTCGCGCCAGCCGCCGCCGGGCGAGATGGCCACGACGCTGAGGGCGCGGCCCCGCTTGGCCAGCTCGAGGGCCAGCGCGCCGCCCAGCGAGTTGCCGGCGAAGTGCGCGGCGCCCACGCCGAGCTCGTCGAGCGTGGCCTCCACGTGGTTGGCCGCCTCCGCCGGGGTGTGCGCGGCGCCGCCGGGCGGGAGCGGCGGGCCGCCGTCGTGGCCGTGGAGGGTGGGGGCGATCACGTCGAAGCGCGGGACGAGCTCTGCGATCACCGGCAGCCAGCAGCGCCAGGTAGCGGTGAACCCGTGAATCAGGACGAGCGGCTCGCCCTCCCCGGCGCGGTAGCGGGCTTCGGAGATCTCGGGCATCGCGCGGGTACTTTGACAGGCCGGTGGCTGCCGCGCTGCGGAGCGCGCGGCGATGAATCTCGCTGCCTGCCGCAGTCCTTATTGCCGTGACCCGATCGCCCCGGCCCCAGCCTCCTGCTACTGTTCACCATGTGGTTAACAATCCGTTCAAGGCCCTCTCGCACCCCATCCGCCGCGGCATCGTCGAGCGCCTGGCCGCAGGCCCGGCGACCGTCGGCGATGCCACCGGCGGCTTCGGGGTGTCCAAGCCCGCGATCTCCAAGCACCTCAAGGTGCTGGAGGAGACCGGCGTGGTCACGCGCGTGGTCGAGGGCCGGACGCACCGGCTCTCACTCGAGCCCGACGTGCTCAGCGAGGCGGCCGACTGGATGGATCGCCAGCGCGCCCTCTGGGGGCGCCTGTTTGACGTCGTCGACGAGTACCTGAAGGAGGACGTGCCGAAATGAATACCCCACCGATCGTGTCGCCACAGGAGTGGAAGGCCGCGCGCGAGGAACTGCTGGTGAAGGAGAAGGAGATGACCCGCGCGCGCGACGCGCTGGCCGCCGAGCGCCGCCGGATGCCGAGGATGGCCGTGGAGAAGGAGTACGCCTTCGAGGGCCCGAACGGCCCGGCGAGCCTGCTTGACCTGTTCGACGGGCGCCGCCAGCTGGTCCTGTATCGCGCCTTCTACGAGCCGGGCATCAGCACCACCGCGGAGGGCACCGAGTACCCGGAGCGGGCCTGCGTGGGCTGCTCCATGGTCGCCGACCAGGTCGCGCACCCCGCCCACCTCAACGCGCGCGACACCACTCTCGTGTTCGCCTCCCGGGCACCTCAGGAGGAGATCGAGGGCCTCAAGCAGCGCATGGGCTGGGAGCACATCCCCTGGTACACGATCACGGACGACTTCGACGCGGACTTCGACGTGGACCAGTGGCACGCCACCAACGCGTTCTACCGCGACGACGACGACCGCATCTACCGCACCTACATGATCGACGGCCGCGGAGACGAGGCGATGGGCGGCACCTGGGCCTACCTCGACATCACCGCGCTCGGCCGCCAGGAGCCGTGGGAAGACTCGCCCGAGGGCTACCCGCAGACCCAGCCGTACGGCTGGTGGAACTACCACGACAACTACGGCGAGGCCGCGTTTGGCTCCAACGTGGCGGATCCCAAGCGGTGATCGCCCACGTCGGCGGCGTGCCCCTGGAGGAGCTGGTGCCGGCGCTCGCCGGCACCGGCACCGGGCTGCTGGCGGTGCGCGCGTGGATAATGCTCCGCGTGCGACGCCGCCGGGAGCCCGGGACGTGAACGACAAGACCACCCTGCGCATGGAGCGCACCTTCGAGGCGCCCGCGCAGGCGGTGTTCGACGCGTGGACCAGCGAGGAAGTGATGCGGCGCTGGTGGCACGCCTCGCACGACTGGGAGACGACCGAGGCCTCGGTCGACCTGCGCGTGGGCGGCACCGTGCGGGTGGTGATGCGCGACCCCCACAAGGACGCCGAGTACGGCGGCGGCGGGCGCTACACGGAGATCGACCCGCCCACCCGTCTCGCGTTCACGTGGCTCTGGGACGACAACCCCACGCGGCAGCTGATCGAGATCGACTTCCAGGAGACCGACGGCGCCACCACCGTCCGCTTCACCCACCGCGACCTGTGGGACGAGGAGGCCGTGCGCTCGCACGAGGAGGGCTGGGGCAGGTGCTTCGACAACCTCGAGCGCGCGCTCTAGGTCCGCGGCGGCTCCGTGAACCTGCTCGACCGCCTCCGTACGCTCTGCCTCGCTCTTCCCGAGGCGTTCGAGGTCGAGGCGTGGAATCACCCCACCTTCCGGGTGGGCGGCGGCCGGGGGAAGATGTTCTGCATGCTGGCCGGCGAGGACAACACCTCGCTCTGGCTCAAGCCGGACCCGGCGGAGCGCCCGGCACTGCTGGCCGAGGGCGACCCCTTCTTCGTCCCGCCCTACATGGGCGCGCGGGGCTGGGTGGGGATGAAGCTCGACGGCCGGTCGATTGATTGGGATGAGGTGGCGGAGCTGGTGGCCACCGCGTACTGCGAGGTGGCGCCGAAGCGGCTGGCCGCGCTGGTCACCGAGCCGCCGGCGCTGCCGGGCTGAGGCGCCCGGCGCACCGTTGCGCCCCGGCCGCGACAATGCGCCCGTGACCGGCGGGGGGTCAGCGGCCAGGACGTTGCGCATGCTCGCGCTCGCTGCGATGGCGGCGCTCGCGCTTGCGCCGGGCGCGGCCCACGCGGCGCCGCAGTCGCTGCGCGTGGACGGCGCGCGGGTGGCGGACGACCGCGGCGGCACGGTGCTGCTGCGGGGCACGGCACTGATCCGCAAGTCGCGCCCCGGCCTGCCCACCGTCGGCGAGGCCGACTGGCAGCGGATGCGCGAGCTGGGC
The sequence above is drawn from the Thermoleophilaceae bacterium genome and encodes:
- a CDS encoding metalloregulator ArsR/SmtB family transcription factor, which codes for MVNNPFKALSHPIRRGIVERLAAGPATVGDATGGFGVSKPAISKHLKVLEETGVVTRVVEGRTHRLSLEPDVLSEAADWMDRQRALWGRLFDVVDEYLKEDVPK
- a CDS encoding SRPBCC domain-containing protein — translated: MNDKTTLRMERTFEAPAQAVFDAWTSEEVMRRWWHASHDWETTEASVDLRVGGTVRVVMRDPHKDAEYGGGGRYTEIDPPTRLAFTWLWDDNPTRQLIEIDFQETDGATTVRFTHRDLWDEEAVRSHEEGWGRCFDNLERAL
- a CDS encoding MmcQ/YjbR family DNA-binding protein, which translates into the protein MNLLDRLRTLCLALPEAFEVEAWNHPTFRVGGGRGKMFCMLAGEDNTSLWLKPDPAERPALLAEGDPFFVPPYMGARGWVGMKLDGRSIDWDEVAELVATAYCEVAPKRLAALVTEPPALPG
- a CDS encoding DUF899 domain-containing protein encodes the protein MNTPPIVSPQEWKAAREELLVKEKEMTRARDALAAERRRMPRMAVEKEYAFEGPNGPASLLDLFDGRRQLVLYRAFYEPGISTTAEGTEYPERACVGCSMVADQVAHPAHLNARDTTLVFASRAPQEEIEGLKQRMGWEHIPWYTITDDFDADFDVDQWHATNAFYRDDDDRIYRTYMIDGRGDEAMGGTWAYLDITALGRQEPWEDSPEGYPQTQPYGWWNYHDNYGEAAFGSNVADPKR
- a CDS encoding alpha/beta fold hydrolase, producing MPEISEARYRAGEGEPLVLIHGFTATWRCWLPVIAELVPRFDVIAPTLHGHDGGPPLPPGGAAHTPAEAANHVEATLDELGVGAAHFAGNSLGGALALELAKRGRALSVVAISPGGGWREDDTAEAERIVRWFSRNQRLARATLPRLSRIMRRPGIRRLALRDVMARGEQVPVAEAVQLVRSSTRCAVVEAVFDVIRSGDAVLRDLDEIDCPVLVTWGDRDRILPLAKHAQRFRDEIPGVEFRVHPGIGHTPMWDDPGLIAATIGDFAAAASGAGAAAATSTAAG